A single genomic interval of Flavihumibacter rivuli harbors:
- a CDS encoding response regulator transcription factor: MQEKANILLAEDDATLSMVIRESLEEAGYKVITADNGQQAIDLFSKDNIDICLLDIMMPVKDGFSVAKKIRQQTDLTPILFLTARSLEEDKIKGFLTGADDYITKPFSMAELLLRIEVFLRRSRKLHADQAISYKIGNLDFSFTDLKINTPNGTVPLTQKEAELLLFFCKHPNKVLKREEILLNVWGKDDYFLGRSMDVFVTKLRKHFKADPNIQLETIHGIGFRLNIP, from the coding sequence ATGCAGGAAAAGGCAAACATTCTATTGGCAGAAGATGACGCCACCCTATCCATGGTGATCAGGGAATCACTTGAAGAAGCAGGTTATAAGGTCATAACTGCCGACAACGGGCAGCAAGCCATTGACCTATTCAGCAAGGACAATATCGACATCTGCCTGCTGGACATCATGATGCCGGTAAAGGACGGCTTCTCTGTAGCGAAAAAGATCAGGCAACAGACCGACCTCACACCAATCCTATTCCTGACAGCGAGGTCCCTGGAAGAAGATAAAATAAAAGGATTCCTGACCGGGGCAGATGACTATATCACAAAGCCCTTTAGCATGGCGGAATTGCTGCTGCGGATAGAAGTCTTCCTAAGAAGGTCAAGGAAACTGCATGCAGACCAGGCCATATCCTATAAGATCGGAAACCTCGATTTTTCTTTCACTGACCTGAAGATAAACACCCCCAATGGAACAGTTCCATTGACCCAGAAGGAAGCCGAGTTATTACTGTTCTTTTGCAAGCATCCTAATAAGGTACTAAAACGGGAAGAGATATTGCTGAATGTATGGGGCAAGGATGACTATTTCCTTGGAAGGAGTATGGATGTATTTGTGACCAAGCTGCGGAAGCACTTCAAGGCGGACCCGAACATCCAGCTGGAAACCATCCATGGAATTGGATTCAGGCTGAATATTCCTTAA
- a CDS encoding sensor histidine kinase — MRAATLRWMVVISVAIAAIILLAQAFWLKKIYELEQKNFNSDVVKCIRGLMEDIDIAENPGVQLQQLVEHPTPNNFRIKLNRVPDGDSLAYYLANELQDFGIISSCIASVYDHNKNEFVYTKYLLHPANSNPKESRYTLPEDALPYTYAYLTFPNREQFILRQLNYWILGTIILLLTLLAMAGSLFHLYRQKTLNELQRDFVNNFTHEFKTPLAVMKLAAEVITNPDITTKPQKLERYGKIIKEQTEHLQNQVERLLHSATTDQYELPLQLEKTNLNQLVEQAVEQLDPLINQRAVKLDLHLADDLPDILADSSHIEMVIVNLVENAIKYSKDPHVIITTESTNTNAVLSVKDNGIGIEKQYLPFLYKKFYRIPTGDVHDVKGFGLGLNFVKKVVDAHRGKINIQSIPGIGTIFSITLPLQP; from the coding sequence ATGCGTGCAGCAACCTTACGATGGATGGTGGTCATATCAGTTGCCATTGCTGCAATTATCCTGCTTGCACAGGCCTTTTGGCTTAAGAAGATTTATGAACTCGAACAGAAGAATTTCAATAGCGATGTAGTAAAATGTATCCGGGGATTAATGGAAGACATTGATATCGCAGAAAATCCCGGAGTACAGCTCCAACAGCTGGTAGAACATCCCACCCCGAACAACTTCCGCATTAAACTAAACCGGGTTCCTGATGGAGACTCGCTCGCCTACTACCTGGCCAATGAGCTGCAGGACTTCGGCATCATTTCTTCCTGCATTGCCAGCGTATATGATCACAATAAAAACGAATTCGTCTATACCAAATACCTGCTGCATCCGGCAAACAGCAATCCCAAAGAAAGCCGCTATACGCTCCCGGAAGATGCCCTTCCTTATACCTATGCATACCTGACCTTTCCCAACCGTGAACAATTCATCCTTCGCCAACTGAATTACTGGATCCTGGGAACCATCATCCTGCTGCTCACCCTCCTGGCGATGGCAGGCAGCCTATTTCATTTATACCGGCAAAAAACATTAAATGAATTACAAAGGGACTTTGTCAATAATTTCACCCATGAATTCAAAACACCGCTGGCAGTTATGAAGCTTGCAGCAGAGGTGATCACCAATCCCGACATCACCACCAAGCCGCAAAAACTGGAACGCTACGGCAAGATCATCAAGGAACAGACCGAACACCTCCAAAACCAGGTGGAAAGGCTACTACATAGTGCCACTACAGACCAATACGAACTACCCCTACAGTTGGAAAAAACCAACTTAAACCAACTTGTAGAACAAGCCGTAGAACAACTGGATCCATTGATCAACCAAAGGGCTGTTAAACTTGACCTCCACCTTGCAGATGACTTGCCTGATATCCTGGCAGACAGTTCGCATATAGAAATGGTTATTGTGAACCTGGTGGAAAACGCGATAAAATATTCCAAGGATCCCCACGTGATCATTACAACGGAGTCAACCAATACCAACGCTGTACTATCCGTGAAGGACAATGGCATTGGTATAGAGAAACAATACCTTCCCTTCCTTTACAAAAAATTTTATCGTATCCCGACAGGCGATGTGCATGATGTAAAGGGCTTTGGTCTTGGCTTGAACTTTGTGAAAAAGGTGGTGGATGCCCACCGCGGTAAGATCAATATCCAAAGTATTCCGGGAATTGGAACCATATTCAGTATCACACTACCATTACAACCATAA
- a CDS encoding DNA polymerase III subunit gamma/tau gives MEQFIVSARKYRPQNFSTVVGQAHITTTLKNAIRNQQLAHAFLFCGPRGVGKTTCARILAKTINCEHPTADGEACNQCHSCTSFNDGTSLNIHELDAASNNSVDDIRSLVEQVRFAPQAGKYKVYIVDEVHMLSASAFNAFLKTLEEPPPYAIFILATTEKHKILPTILSRCQIFDFKRITTNDTVEHLQEICEKEEIKAEQAALHLIAQKSEGCMRDALSIMDKIVSFTNGELSYRNTLEHLNILDADYYFKLMECMLNQDLSGAMLLYDDINRKGFEGDMVLNGFAEFLRNLLVSKDPKVAALMEVVETFRPRYLEMGARVSPAYLVSALNLVTEAEMHYKGARNKRLQVELALIKLCYLQQAIELTGESGKKKLMEVRPLNFRLLQPVIANPSAEQGRPSQQQPGVTTRENGAKLIIEEPVARKIMEQAAVKTQPVQQPIPAPQASAPTLPPQPQPSQVNNPAPKAGKLGSLDKIRQNVSAATANSGSIPKIELTDELLRKAWIEFTDILKAAKNPAVPSFELAELRINDANSFQVVTPNNLQQKFIDGQRIELSEYLQNRFHNRALTYQVVIEAREDFELTTERPLNSKERFQAIIEQYPLVKELKDRLKLELDY, from the coding sequence ATGGAACAGTTCATCGTTTCGGCAAGGAAATACCGACCCCAGAATTTTTCTACTGTTGTTGGACAGGCACATATTACCACCACCTTAAAGAATGCGATCCGCAACCAGCAATTGGCGCATGCCTTCTTGTTTTGCGGACCAAGGGGGGTGGGCAAGACTACCTGTGCCCGTATCCTGGCTAAGACCATTAACTGTGAACATCCAACTGCAGACGGCGAAGCCTGTAACCAGTGCCATTCCTGTACTTCCTTCAATGATGGCACATCCCTCAACATCCATGAACTGGATGCCGCCAGTAATAACTCGGTGGATGATATCCGCTCACTGGTAGAGCAGGTAAGGTTTGCCCCCCAGGCCGGGAAATATAAAGTGTATATCGTGGATGAGGTGCACATGCTCAGCGCAAGTGCCTTTAATGCCTTCCTGAAAACCCTGGAAGAGCCACCACCCTACGCCATATTTATCCTGGCAACCACGGAAAAGCACAAGATCCTCCCGACCATCCTGTCCCGTTGCCAGATCTTCGATTTCAAGCGGATCACCACCAATGATACTGTTGAACATCTACAGGAGATCTGTGAGAAAGAAGAGATCAAAGCCGAGCAGGCCGCACTCCACCTGATCGCCCAAAAAAGCGAAGGCTGTATGCGTGATGCCCTGAGCATCATGGATAAGATCGTAAGTTTCACCAATGGCGAATTGTCCTATCGGAACACCCTAGAACACCTCAATATACTTGATGCAGATTACTACTTCAAGTTGATGGAATGCATGCTGAACCAGGACCTTAGCGGGGCCATGCTATTGTATGATGACATCAACCGTAAGGGCTTTGAGGGTGATATGGTCCTTAATGGCTTTGCGGAATTCCTCCGCAACCTGCTCGTAAGCAAGGATCCCAAGGTGGCTGCCTTGATGGAAGTGGTAGAGACATTCCGTCCCAGGTATCTTGAAATGGGCGCGAGGGTAAGTCCTGCCTACCTGGTCAGTGCCCTAAACCTGGTGACCGAAGCTGAGATGCATTATAAGGGTGCAAGAAATAAGCGTTTACAGGTAGAACTGGCATTGATCAAACTTTGCTATCTCCAGCAAGCCATTGAGCTTACCGGGGAAAGTGGTAAAAAAAAACTGATGGAAGTACGGCCGCTTAATTTTCGGCTACTCCAACCCGTTATTGCCAATCCTTCAGCGGAACAGGGAAGACCGTCACAACAACAACCAGGTGTCACAACCAGGGAGAACGGCGCCAAACTCATCATAGAGGAGCCGGTTGCCAGGAAGATCATGGAACAAGCGGCCGTAAAGACCCAACCTGTTCAACAACCCATTCCGGCTCCGCAGGCAAGTGCCCCAACCTTACCTCCACAACCCCAGCCATCCCAGGTTAACAACCCTGCACCTAAAGCTGGTAAACTGGGGTCACTGGACAAGATCAGGCAGAATGTAAGCGCGGCAACAGCCAATAGCGGCAGCATACCAAAGATCGAATTGACCGACGAGCTGCTTCGCAAAGCATGGATCGAATTCACCGACATCCTGAAAGCAGCCAAAAATCCTGCTGTACCAAGCTTTGAACTGGCCGAACTGAGGATCAATGATGCCAACAGTTTCCAGGTGGTAACGCCGAATAACCTGCAGCAGAAATTCATTGACGGACAAAGGATAGAACTCTCTGAGTACCTGCAAAACAGGTTCCATAACAGGGCATTGACTTACCAGGTGGTCATTGAAGCAAGGGAGGATTTTGAATTGACCACGGAAAGGCCACTGAATTCAAAAGAAAGGTTCCAGGCCATCATTGAACAATACCCGCTTGTAAAGGAGCTGAAGGACAGGCTTAAACTGGAATTGGATTATTAA
- a CDS encoding fatty acid desaturase family protein, which yields MQVQKPTYQQNTGQKKDYLELKRLVEERMQYIHPARIHWARTRSIIFPLLYLGLWGLAVSGWFSTAFLYTAYFLMGILIVLIFLNLVHEAVHGSLYGNKSREGLVLLLFDLLGANSYIWKKRHILMHHNFPNVDGWDTDIEQSAFFNVAGKAGKNFFTRNQHWLMFFLYPLYLPNWLLVRDFKDFFDAGRTIRKMVRIPLVEYFKLFFFKTVFITYVLVLPVWLGGYTLGQAFCAFLVLLFTASVFALLVLLTPHANIHNSFPVPEADRKMPSSWMVHQFLTTNDIRLDNPLARLVLGNFNYHLAHHLFPNIHHVYMPEVTGVIREFAATHWYPYRAYGLLESLRNHYLLLKQHALEMDILEEDM from the coding sequence ATGCAGGTCCAAAAACCTACTTATCAGCAGAATACCGGGCAGAAGAAGGATTACCTGGAATTGAAGCGCCTGGTGGAGGAGCGGATGCAGTACATCCATCCTGCAAGGATCCATTGGGCACGGACCAGGTCGATTATTTTCCCTTTGCTCTATTTGGGTCTTTGGGGACTGGCAGTGAGTGGTTGGTTTTCCACTGCCTTCCTTTATACAGCCTATTTCCTTATGGGCATACTGATCGTGCTGATCTTCCTGAACCTGGTGCACGAAGCTGTTCATGGCTCACTGTATGGCAATAAGTCCAGGGAAGGGCTGGTATTGTTGTTATTCGACCTGCTGGGTGCCAATAGTTATATCTGGAAGAAAAGGCATATCCTGATGCACCACAATTTCCCCAATGTTGATGGATGGGATACGGATATCGAGCAATCTGCTTTTTTCAACGTGGCAGGTAAAGCTGGTAAGAACTTTTTTACGAGGAACCAGCATTGGCTGATGTTCTTCCTGTATCCACTTTATTTGCCCAATTGGCTGCTGGTAAGGGATTTCAAGGATTTTTTTGATGCTGGCCGGACCATCAGGAAAATGGTTCGTATCCCCTTGGTGGAATATTTTAAGTTGTTCTTTTTCAAGACAGTGTTTATTACCTATGTACTGGTGTTGCCTGTTTGGCTGGGAGGGTACACCCTGGGACAGGCCTTTTGTGCTTTTCTGGTTCTCCTGTTTACTGCGAGTGTTTTTGCGCTGCTGGTCTTGCTGACCCCACATGCCAATATCCACAATTCATTTCCGGTGCCGGAGGCCGATCGTAAAATGCCTTCTTCATGGATGGTACACCAGTTTTTGACCACCAATGATATCCGCTTGGACAACCCCCTTGCCAGACTGGTGTTAGGGAATTTCAATTACCACCTCGCCCACCACCTTTTTCCGAATATCCATCATGTTTATATGCCGGAAGTAACAGGAGTGATCAGGGAATTTGCTGCCACACACTGGTACCCCTATCGTGCTTATGGCTTGTTGGAATCACTTAGGAATCATTACCTGCTGTTGAAGCAACATGCGCTTGAAATGGATATCCTGGAAGAGGATATGTGA
- a CDS encoding YtxH domain-containing protein: protein MTNNQKFLVGLLLGAAAGAALGILLTSDKGKEIIDDLKSAAGKAGEDAKDVLSKFGAEMEDAVEKGKEWAQDFEDKAKKFTG, encoded by the coding sequence ATGACAAACAATCAAAAGTTCCTTGTTGGATTACTGCTTGGTGCAGCAGCCGGTGCGGCCCTTGGAATCTTGCTTACCAGTGACAAGGGAAAGGAAATCATCGACGACCTGAAATCTGCAGCAGGGAAAGCCGGGGAAGATGCCAAGGATGTCCTTTCAAAATTTGGGGCTGAAATGGAAGATGCCGTAGAGAAGGGAAAGGAATGGGCGCAGGATTTTGAGGATAAGGCTAAAAAATTTACCGGTTAA
- a CDS encoding phage holin family protein: protein MENEQQDYFSSLEGKFGEYLQNRLLLMKMQAAEKSSRLAGILVALLVLLLVGFFVLIFISIMAGYLFAELTGSLFYGFGIITAIYILLFILVLVFRKKYIEPLVTNTVIRVLFEKDEDEETQNNEQAG, encoded by the coding sequence ATGGAAAACGAACAGCAGGACTACTTTTCATCCCTGGAGGGTAAGTTTGGCGAATACCTCCAGAACAGGTTGCTATTGATGAAGATGCAGGCTGCGGAAAAGTCATCGCGGCTGGCGGGTATACTGGTGGCTTTACTGGTTTTGCTCCTGGTAGGGTTCTTTGTCCTGATTTTTATCAGCATCATGGCAGGGTACCTCTTTGCAGAACTTACCGGCAGCTTATTCTACGGCTTTGGTATCATTACCGCTATCTATATCCTGTTATTTATTCTGGTACTGGTTTTCAGGAAAAAATACATTGAGCCACTTGTGACCAATACCGTCATCAGGGTGCTGTTTGAAAAAGATGAAGATGAGGAAACACAAAATAACGAACAGGCAGGGTGA
- a CDS encoding efflux RND transporter periplasmic adaptor subunit, with protein sequence MTFHAKRCWALVPVLLFMVLPSCKDKSEEKAVVIPEVNVVTAGQRDIPVYSEYVGQTLGETDVEIRSRVEGWITGIHFKEGSVVKKGQLLYTVDDLPIRTRIDAAAGQVGRARTLLAKSKADLDRVRPLTEMNALSKRDLDAAVASYEAAKEEVRIAEAALNTANIELGYTRITAPVSGIIGISSAQVGDYVGKVPTVSQPLTTISSTGNVRVRFPIAEAELLRFASLQKSGDGVLNKDLPVRLILSDGNTFSQTGKLDLANREVDAQTGSILIQAVFPNSMGVLRPGQYVKVRFKTEEHKAAVIVPQQAINQLQSIYQVFLVNDSNKVVPKVVKVGARVGSNWIINEGLKQGDRVAIVGNAIVNPKVPIKPIQMKWDYDSTIAN encoded by the coding sequence ATGACATTTCACGCAAAAAGATGCTGGGCACTTGTTCCAGTTTTGTTATTTATGGTCTTGCCATCCTGCAAGGATAAGTCCGAAGAGAAGGCAGTCGTTATCCCGGAAGTGAATGTAGTTACTGCAGGCCAGAGGGATATCCCGGTTTATTCAGAATATGTAGGCCAGACCTTAGGGGAAACCGATGTGGAGATCAGGTCAAGGGTGGAAGGCTGGATAACCGGCATTCATTTCAAGGAAGGTTCAGTAGTTAAAAAGGGGCAGTTGTTGTATACGGTGGATGACCTGCCAATCAGGACCAGGATCGATGCTGCCGCTGGTCAGGTAGGTCGTGCCAGGACGCTTTTGGCGAAGTCAAAGGCAGATCTTGACAGGGTACGGCCATTGACAGAAATGAATGCTTTGAGTAAAAGGGATCTTGATGCGGCAGTGGCTTCTTATGAGGCAGCAAAGGAGGAGGTGCGAATAGCAGAAGCAGCCCTCAATACCGCAAATATTGAGTTGGGCTATACCAGGATCACTGCGCCTGTTTCTGGAATTATTGGCATCTCATCAGCTCAGGTGGGTGATTATGTTGGCAAGGTGCCGACTGTCAGCCAACCACTCACTACCATTTCTTCAACTGGTAATGTAAGGGTAAGGTTCCCAATTGCCGAGGCTGAGCTTTTGCGGTTTGCAAGTCTCCAAAAGAGTGGTGATGGGGTATTGAATAAGGACCTCCCGGTTCGGCTTATCCTGAGTGATGGCAATACATTTTCGCAAACAGGTAAGCTTGACCTGGCCAATAGGGAAGTTGACGCGCAAACAGGGTCGATCCTGATCCAGGCGGTATTTCCCAACTCAATGGGTGTGCTTCGTCCGGGTCAGTATGTTAAGGTCAGGTTCAAGACGGAGGAACATAAGGCCGCTGTTATAGTACCGCAGCAAGCCATCAACCAACTGCAAAGTATTTACCAGGTATTCCTGGTGAATGATAGTAATAAAGTTGTGCCGAAAGTTGTGAAGGTAGGGGCAAGGGTTGGTAGCAATTGGATCATCAATGAAGGGTTGAAACAAGGCGATAGGGTAGCCATTGTTGGAAATGCCATTGTGAATCCCAAGGTGCCCATCAAGCCAATCCAAATGAAATGGGATTATGATTCAACCATTGCCAATTAG